The Brassica napus cultivar Da-Ae chromosome C1, Da-Ae, whole genome shotgun sequence DNA segment GCAAGGAGAACAGATGGCCATAATCATTTCTTTACGTGTGGGTGTGCTTTGTTATCTTTGGttaccaaacaaaaataaatggtGAATATAATTACGTCTACTTCAAATTAAATAAGAATCACATtttgaaaaaaaggaaaaaagataaAGTTTATACCCAAATTTGAGCTTCGAGATAGCCACAAGATGTTCCTGAATTGCTTGAACAAGAGAGAAGTTAAACTCCTTGGAAGAAACAGTGATCAAGTCACACAGGTTCTTATAGGCTTTAAAATGGCTTGATAGAGAAATGATGTTGGCTGAGATGGTGGCTAGAAGCggctttaaaaaataacaaaacacaatCATATTAAATCATGTTTAATCATCTCATCTGATAAACAAAGGGACTAAGTAATACCTGACGAGCTTGGAATCCAACTTTCTCGGATGTAATGAAAGAAATAAGAGGCttaacatcatcatcattcttCAAAAATCTCATTAAGAGCTCTCCCTGAATCAAACCAGCAAATTGCTGGTTCTTCCCACCCTTGTCAGTCACTAAGAATATAGTCTCACGcctaaacaaatataaactttGGTGAGAAAAAGAACAAGCAAAAAAACAAAGTCATCATAAAGCTCATGAACAAAAATTGCCTTGAAAGCGAAACCATACCCTTGTTTGTTGAGTAAAGCCTGTCCGAAATCTTGAAGATTACTTGTGAATCCATCAAACAACGAGTGTAAATCTTCATCGCAGGCAACAGAGATTAAGCCGCTTAAGTTTTTAGAACCTTTCTCATGGTTTGATAGAAGCAAAATGTTGTTTGATATGGTAGCTAGAAGAGGctataaaaataacacaaacGATCATATTAGTTAACTTTCAATCAATCTAATCTGATAAACAAAGGGACTAAGTTATACCTGACGAGCTTCGAAACCAACTTTCTCTGATGAAATGAAAGTAATCAACGGCTTAACATCATAAGAAGTCATCATCAATCTAACTAAGAGATCTCCTTGAATCAAACCGGCAAAATGCTTGTTGTTCCCAGAGTAGTCAGTCACCAAGATTATACTCTCCAGCCTGGAAAAATAAAGCTCTGGTTAGAAAACGaatcgagattagggtttaaaGAATCGGATTCTTACCCAAGCTCGTTGAGAAGACTTTGTCCCAATTCTTGACGATTTTTTGTCAATTCATCGTATATCGAGATCAGATCTGCATCGCGTGAGAGTTCATAAGCTCTGTTGCAGAAGAGCACCAGAACTCGATGGCCTTCTGGATCGCTCGCGAGGAGATGAACACCAACTCGAATTAGCCGTTGCGCTAGGTCGCAGAGATCGAATACCGAAGCTGCCTCCAGGATTCGGCAGAACCTAGATGCATCCATTGCGTCCATGGCGATTCACTGCTTTTTCAGAGAAAATCGTGAAGAGTAAGAGAAAATAGAGCCAGAGAAAATCGTGAAGAGTAAGAGAAAATGTTTAGGAGGGAAATGTATACCTGAAATTCGAAGAGGATGGTTATGGTCAAGGTGGGCCGTTGGATGATAGTTTTTTTAGACGGTTGATATTAATTGTCACGCGCCTGGATCTCATCTCATCCATCCAAAAGATCTCATTCGACGGTTTAGATTGACTGATTTGTGCGCACTCGGATTCGGAATTGGAGTTCATCCTTCGCTTGTGTTTTTCGAACAGAGTTTTGTGCTTTTGTTGCAAAGAGAGAGTGTGAGGGAGAGAGCCTCTTGGAATGAATtagttttttcctttttataccTCTCTTTGGTTTAATAAAGAATTAAATGGTTGCTTCCATTACATCCGTTTGATTGGATCAACGTCCGGTGATATTTAATCCTACGGTTCGGGTCTATCGATGCCAGATTTAACTCTTCTTTTCtcggttttgattttttatgaatatacctttttttctttttttttcttttttgggaaTGACAAAACAAGCTCCGTTTATTATTCAACCTCTGATTTTAGCTTCCTCTCCACGCTTCCAATCTAAACCGTCGGATTCATTGATATTTCACATTTACccatacatttttgaaaaatctatttaatttttttttttttttatgaaactgTTTTCGAATGTTTAAATTTCATCGGACATGTAACACATAGTGTTATTTATTCTCATCTTGTGATGGTATTCTTATTTGTTTGCTAAACTTTCCTTAATCAACAGTTTCCTCTcgtaattaaatttaacatcCTTAAATATCACACAACTTTATATAAGCACTTCAAACAACGTCGCATTTCTCTCCAAGTTTCCTACTCACATCCGCTGGAATCTATTACATTAATCCAACGGTTCGGATTTCTCTCgattttcgtttttttaaaaaaatgtttttgtaaaCCTGTTTTTCTTTTGCTCCTTTTCCATGCATTGCCTCTTTTCACTCACCGATACAAAACAATTAGTAAAAAAGAATGCGCTTTAATTGATTGATTCGACTTCACGCTTTGCTGTTAAGTTATTATGACTAACTTTACATTTACTATACCTATTTTGCTCGGTTAAACTTAaaccttttttctctttttggcggcgtacatttttcaaaaagcaaaaaaaaaaaaaaaaaaaaacgtttgtaATTTCTCGCCAACTtaaactttttttctctttttggaaACTGTTTTCAAAAGTGTTATTTATTTCCTCGGTTTTAACTTTTATTCTTTATGGGAATTATTACCCATTtcattttgcttcttcttttcttccatTGGTAAGTTCCTTTTACCACTCCCAACGGTAACTAATTAATTATTACGCACGCTAATATTAGAGAGAACATGCATGTAGTACTTTTCTTCATTCATTGGTTCTGTATTCCTCGTTTGGATTTGAATGGTATTAACAATTtgacaggaaaaaaaaaatgctatgGTGCACGCAACACACCCTTTTCTTTATAAGATTTAAGAGTACTATAACATATATTTCAAAgttttattaacattttaaattatgGTTGAACAATACGTAAGTTAAAGAAGACACTCGATCAAAGCCGAGATTGATTACGCAAAAATCTATTTGATTACACTCGAACAATAGGTTACAACTTGTTGCAAAAATACATTGGACGATTGTTATCTCTTCTGAATTCGTTTGATTTGACCTGGGTCATAATTTAAACGGGCCTAGGACGAGAAATATTTTACTTAAAATTAAAGAGAGAAATAGGGTTTAAGACGCCGTTCGAACTCAGGAAAAGGGTGCCAAAGGATAAATCAAGAAACCATTTGATCTGATATCCACTATTAAACCAATCTTAAAAAATAAGACCTTTAAATTAAACATGTGTAATTTACTttcatataaacaaaacaataacaatCCAGTTGGGAATCAATCAAGTGATCTCAATGCAGACCAGAGTAAGTATATTAAGATTAAAGAGGACGTTCAATCGTTTTTGGGGTACGTAGGCATCCCTTCACCAGGTCCAGCCATAAtcattaaaccctttttttacTCTCTTTAAAATGGCTCCACCTAGTTCTAATCCAACAAGAAGACTTCTCCTAATCCCACAGTCGAAATCTGTCTACCTCTCGCATAGCACCGATTTCGGTACAAACAATTGGCGTCCACCGTGGGGCATGGGGAAGTATCTTCGAAAAAAATTGAACTTTGAGTCCGTTTggtcgtcactcgaccgtttGGTCGTTACTCGACCGTTTggtcgtcactcgaccgtttGGTCGTCACTTTGACCGTTTTTTCGTCGCATTAGCGTTCTGTCGTCGCTTGTCCGTTtgtcgcaaaaaaaaaaaaagtgctgGGACCTACCATATTTCATTTACTCGGTAGCAAACCAAGgcttataaaatgttattactCGGTCCATGCCGTTCAATTCATTATACCGAGGATTTTGATTCTTGAAATCTCTATGGTCCTACCATGATCGGCCAATCTTTTAACAAGAAGAGGCCCACATCGAGCCCAACACACCATGAAGGCCATCAAAGCGTGATATCACAAGCACTCGCTCGGCACCAGCTTCTCCGCCTCTCTCGTCATAGCAAGCTCAATAAGCTCAACAAGTCGTCATGGCCTTGACGACTTAAAGCTCTCTAAC contains these protein-coding regions:
- the LOC106375450 gene encoding uncharacterized protein LOC106375450, with translation MDAMDASRFCRILEAASVFDLCDLAQRLIRVGVHLLASDPEGHRVLVLFCNRAYELSRDADLISIYDELTKNRQELGQSLLNELGLESIILVTDYSGNNKHFAGLIQGDLLVRLMMTSYDVKPLITFISSEKVGFEARQPLLATISNNILLLSNHEKGSKNLSGLISVACDEDLHSLFDGFTSNLQDFGQALLNKQGRETIFLVTDKGGKNQQFAGLIQGELLMRFLKNDDDVKPLISFITSEKVGFQARQPLLATISANIISLSSHFKAYKNLCDLITVSSKEFNFSLVQAIQEHLVAISKLKFGNHVVQSLICLQNEASKLAIASLKGTLMILSKIAYSHFVVQSIFRSSDDMTVLDCFKEINLEELVTNPNGHFVHQSIVRRFQTLDVELCRNICSEIVSRKFDFELHDPGYQVFLTCKSVLLKIGN